CCTCGGCCTCGATCCCCGCCCGGTCCAGCCGATCCAGCAGCTCGCGGGGCTTCGCCGCGGGAAGCCGGAGGGAGAGCCCGTCGTCGTCGCGCTCGCCGTCGGTGAAGAGCGCCGCGGCGGCGCCGAGCGTCCCGGCGTCCGCGAAGCGCAGCCGGACGTGGCCGCCCGGCACCCGGCGTTTCAGCTCGGCGGGCGTGCCGTCGGCGACGATCCGCCCGCCGTCGAGCAGCGCGACCCGGCCGGCGAGCTGGTCGGCCTCCTCCAGGTACTGCGTGGTCAGGAAGATGGTGACGCCGTCGGCCACCAGGTCCCGCACGGTCTGCCACATCATCCGGCGGCTGCGCGGGTCCAGTCCGGTGGTCGGCTCGTCCAGGAAGATCAGTCGCGGCCGCCCGATCAGAGTCATCGCCAGGTCCAGCCGCCGCCGCATCCCGCCGGAGTAGGTGGACGCGGCCCTGCCCGCCGCCTCCACCAGGTCGAACCGGTCGAGCAGCGCGGCGACGCGGTCCCGCCGCGCCGCCCGGCCGACGTGGTGCAGATCGGCCATCAGCTCCAGGTTCTCCGCCCCGGTCAGCAGGTCGTCGACGGCGGAGAACTGCCCGGTCACCCCGATCATCCGGCGGATCGCCTCGGGTTCCCGCCGCAGATCGTGCCCGCCGACCGTCACCCGACCGCCGTCGAACCGGATCAGCGTGGACAGGATCCGGACCGCTGTCGTCTTGCCCGCCCCGTTCGGCCCCAGCAGCGCGAACGTCGTCCCGTCCGGCACCGTGAAGTCGATCCCGCCGAGCACCACCCGCTCCCCGAACGACTTCCGCAACCCCTCGACCTCGACCGTCATTCCGCCCTCCTCGTTGTCGTCGGGGAGAGCGTGCGCGGGCCCGGCTTCACCGCGGCGTCACGGCGGCTTCAGCAAGCTTCACCGCGGGGTCCAGCCGATAGTCGAGAGTGACAGCGTCGAAGGACGCCAGTGCTTCATCGAGCGAACGGCATGGCGCCGGGTCCGCGTGATGAGGCCAGGATCGAGTACCGTCGCGTCGCACCTTTGGGGGACGGGGGAGAGGAGCTCGGTCGCAATGGAGCAGGAACTGAGCTATGCGCATCCGGACGGGGTGCAGATCTCGCCGCTGGTGAGTCCGTTCGGGCGGCTGATCGCGCAGATCGCCGACGTGGTGCTGTTCGTGGGCACGGTGGGGATCGGGTGGCTGGTCTGGGCGGCGCTGGTGTTCGGGCGGGGGCAGACACCGGGGCGGCAGCTGCTCGGGCACGCCGTCGCCGACGTGCGGACCGGGCGGCCGGTCGGGTTCGGACGGATGGTCGTCCGGGAGCTGCTGGCGAAATGGCTGCTCTGGATCGTGCTCGGCACGGTGACGTTCGGGATCTACCCCGTGGTGGACGTGCTGTTCGTCTTCGGGGACCGGCAGCGGACGCTGCATGACCGGTTGGCCGGGGCCATCGTCGTACACAAATGGGGTCTTCCGCAGTGGTGAGCGTCGGAATGATCACGGTGATTCGGCAGGGGCGGGTCCGAGCCGCTATCGTCACGCGCCATACGCGCGGGAAGCACGCCCGCCAGATATAGGGAAGTGACAGACGTCATGAGGTTTGCTCCGCGCGCCGGCCTGGCCGCTCTCACCATCACCGCCGCCCTGCTCGCCGGGTGTGGCAACGGCGACAAGCCGGACACCGCGGCCCCGGCCGGCACGGCCGCCGCCAACGGCGTCGCCGACCTGGAGGCGGCCGCGATCCTGGAGAAGGCGAAGGCGGCGCTCAAGGCGGCGAAGTCCTTCCACGTCAAGGGCGCGGTGAGCGACAGCGGTGAGGTCACCAAGCTGGACCTGAAGGTGGCCGGCGCCGACGTCGCGGGCACCATCGACATGGGCGGCGCGACGCTGGAGATGCTCTCGGTCGGCGGCGCCCGCTACATCCGGCCGAACGAGGCCTTCTGGACGATGATCGACTCGTCCGGCGCGACCGCGAAGCTGATGAAGCAGGCCGTCGGCGACAAGTGGATCAAGCCGACCGCGAACGACGCCAGCCTGGGCTCGTTCTTCTTCGGCGCCTCGGACATCGACGAGATGCTGACGCCGGGCGGCGCGCTGAGCAAGGGCGAGGCGAAGCCGGTCGAGGGCGTGCCCGCGATCGGCCTGGTCGACGGCTCGGACGCGAAAACGGTGCTGTACGTCGCGACCAGCGGCGAGCCGTACCCGATCAAGATGGAGCGGCCGGCGCCGGAGGGCCTGACCTTCAGCGAGTTCAACCAGACCTTCCCGGAGATCAAGGCCCCGGCGGCCGCCGAGGTCGTCGACCAGGCGTCGCTCAAGAAGTAAGTCCGGGTCAGTCGGGCAGCAGCGGGCGCATAAAGGTGCGCTCGTAACGCAGGACGCAGCCGGACTCGTCGCGGATGCGGTCGGCGGCGAGGAACTCCGGGTCCGTGCCGAAGCGGCTGCGGTACTGCTCGTAGGCGGCGAGGCTGGGGAAGCTGAACAGCGCCTCGGCCTTGTCGCTGGCGCCCTCGGCGGGCAGGAAGTAGCCGTGGTGGACGCCGCCGTGCGCGCCGACCAGGCGGATCCACTCGCGGGCGAAGCGCTCGAAGGCCTCGATCTGGCGGGGATCGATCGTGTAGTGCACGACGCAGGTGATCACCCGGACATTGAACCCGACCACGACCAGTGCGGCATCCGGGTGGTCTCCGGGACGGTCGCCGTGGCCGGGAACACGGCGGCGACCTCGCGGGTGGCGCAGTGCATGTAGTCGTGCAGGACGGCGTGCAGTTCCGGGTCGTCGGGCAGGGTGTGCGCCACCGCCTCGTCGAAGACCTCGGCGAACCGTTGCGAGAACGGGTCCTCGTCGCACT
Above is a genomic segment from Actinoplanes ianthinogenes containing:
- a CDS encoding ATP-binding cassette domain-containing protein, with amino-acid sequence MTVEVEGLRKSFGERVVLGGIDFTVPDGTTFALLGPNGAGKTTAVRILSTLIRFDGGRVTVGGHDLRREPEAIRRMIGVTGQFSAVDDLLTGAENLELMADLHHVGRAARRDRVAALLDRFDLVEAAGRAASTYSGGMRRRLDLAMTLIGRPRLIFLDEPTTGLDPRSRRMMWQTVRDLVADGVTIFLTTQYLEEADQLAGRVALLDGGRIVADGTPAELKRRVPGGHVRLRFADAGTLGAAAALFTDGERDDDGLSLRLPAAKPRELLDRLDRAGIEAEELSVHSPDLEDVFLALTGRTAEVAP
- a CDS encoding RDD family protein; amino-acid sequence: MEQELSYAHPDGVQISPLVSPFGRLIAQIADVVLFVGTVGIGWLVWAALVFGRGQTPGRQLLGHAVADVRTGRPVGFGRMVVRELLAKWLLWIVLGTVTFGIYPVVDVLFVFGDRQRTLHDRLAGAIVVHKWGLPQW
- a CDS encoding NIPSNAP family protein; the protein is MITCVVHYTIDPRQIEAFERFAREWIRLVGAHGGVHHGYFLPAEGASDKAEALFSFPSLAAYEQYRSRFGTDPEFLAADRIRDESGCVLRYERTFMRPLLPD